The sequence GATGAGGCTCACGGCGAACCCGAGCCAGACGCGCGGCTTACCCACCCAGAATCTCCAGCCGTGCAGCGTATCGTCGATGCCGCGCCCCGGGCAACGCCGTGACGGGCCACCAGAGTATACCGTCCCCGCGCCTCACGACAGCAGCGACTTGAACTGCTCCATGCTGGCTCCTCCGTGGATGCGCAGCCGGGGAAGGAGCAGTTGGTCCTGCTCAGCCGTGGCCCGGCCGCCCTGGGTGGTCACCGCGATCTCATAGCCGGCGTCCCGCACCGCGGCTACGCTGCGCTGGTCGAAACGGCCCACCGGGTAGCAGAAGGCGCGCACCGGATGGCCCAGGTGCGCCTCCAGGGCCTGCTTGCTGTCCATCACCTCGGCCCGCACCTGCGCCTCCCCCAGCGACGGGAGCTGGTGGTGCGACACCGTGTGCGACCCGATCTCGACCAGGCCGGAGCGGTCCATCTCCGCGATCATGTCCCAGGTGACGTACGGCGGCTGATCCACCGCGCCGGTGATGACAAAGAGCGTGGCCTTGAAGCCGTACTGCTTAAGCACCGGAAAGGCAGCGGTGTAGAAGTCCCGGTAGCCGTCATCGAACGTGAGCACGATCGGCTTGGGCGGCAGGGGGCGGCGCCGGGCCCGGACATCGGCCAGTTCACCCAGCGTGATCGGGGTGTAGCCCTCCTGTGCCAGCCAGGCCATCTGCTCGGCGAATCGTTCCGGACTGACCGAGAGGTCACGGCCGATCGAGTCACCCGGCCCCGGGTCGGGACGGACGTAGTGGTACATCAGGATCGGCACCGGAGTGATCTGGCCCTGCGGCTCCGGAGTCGGCGTCGGCGTGGGTGTGGGCACCGGCGTGGGCGTCGGCTCCGGGGTAGGCGTCGCCGTCGGTGTGGGTCGTGGGGTTGCCGTCGGTGTGGCGACCGGAATTGGTGTGGCGGGCACGCGCGTTGCGAGCGGGCGCTCGGGAGTCGCGGGGGTTGGGACCTCCGGCGTAGCCGGCCCCGCGGCGATCACGGGAAGGAGGATGGTCGACGTGGGGATCGAGAGATTGAAGAGCGCAACGGCGAGCACCAGCAGCCCCAGCACCAGTCGGGGCCACACCGGCTCGCGCATAACTTTCTTCCCCTCCCGAGCAAGCAATGCGCGGTTTGCGAACGATCCGCCAGAATCCTACCGTCGCCAGCCGCGAGCCGTCGAGTCCCTATCGTAGCTGACATGTTTGACATCCATTGACCTTTTGGGGGCCGATGCGTACTGAGTACAGCGCACCGACCTGCGACGCTGCGCAGCGTCGCGAGAGATCCGGCACACGCCGTCGGGGCAGCTTCAACCGGCGGAAATCCGAGCCGGGGCGGGTATTTGGAGCAATGTGCGGAGACGGGCAGGGTGGATGGACGGGTACTGCGCGGTACTCGCTTCTTGTCCAATTCGCGTAACTGGGTCCCGCGGGCACGACTGCATGGAACGTTTGTCAGGCTGGGTCGAGTAGACAAACGGGCAAACAGATGCTATCGTCTTTCTGGGTTGTTTGTGGGGTGGGGTGCATACGGGTGCCCCCGGGACGACCCATTTGATCGCACAGTGGCCTGCGGGGCCGGGAACGACGAGGTTCCCACTGGGTGCCCATGGACCCGGCCTTGTGGTCCGTGCCCGTTGGGAGTTGCGGACGGCCCCGGCGCGTGGTTGCGACACGTCGCCGCCACGCTACCCGGCAAGCGCCGGTGGGACATGGGTAGGACCGGACT is a genomic window of Sphaerobacter thermophilus DSM 20745 containing:
- a CDS encoding polysaccharide deacetylase family protein, whose translation is MREPVWPRLVLGLLVLAVALFNLSIPTSTILLPVIAAGPATPEVPTPATPERPLATRVPATPIPVATPTATPRPTPTATPTPEPTPTPVPTPTPTPTPEPQGQITPVPILMYHYVRPDPGPGDSIGRDLSVSPERFAEQMAWLAQEGYTPITLGELADVRARRRPLPPKPIVLTFDDGYRDFYTAAFPVLKQYGFKATLFVITGAVDQPPYVTWDMIAEMDRSGLVEIGSHTVSHHQLPSLGEAQVRAEVMDSKQALEAHLGHPVRAFCYPVGRFDQRSVAAVRDAGYEIAVTTQGGRATAEQDQLLLPRLRIHGGASMEQFKSLLS